In the Phaseolus vulgaris cultivar G19833 chromosome 7, P. vulgaris v2.0, whole genome shotgun sequence genome, one interval contains:
- the LOC137830635 gene encoding sucrose transport protein-like, producing the protein MEPLSATKHHNNLAKPSSLHMEAPPPEPSPLRKIMVVASIAAGVQFGWALQLSLLTPYVQLLGIPHTWAAFIWLCGPISGMLVQPIVGYHSDHCTSRFGRRRPFIAAGALAVAIAVFLIGYAADLGHMFGDSLAKKTRPRAIAIFVVGFWILDVANNMLQGPCRALLADLSAGDHRKTRNANAFFSFFMAVGNVLGYAAGSYSGLHHVFPFTKTKACDVYCANLKSCFFLSIALLLTLATIALTYVKEERVSSEKSSANVAEEDGSRGGMPCFGQLFGAFRELKRPMWILLLVTCLNWIAWFPFLLFDTDWMGHEVYGGTVGEGNAYDRGVRAGALGLMLNSLVLGATSLGVDVLARGVGGVKRLWGIVNFLLAICLAMTVLITKMAQHSRQYTVLPNGHQEPLPPPSGVKAGALALFSVLGVPLAITYSIPFALASIFSTTSGAGQGLSLGVLNLAIVIPQMVVSVISGPWDALFGGGNLPAFVVGAVAAAASGILSIILLPSPPPDLAKAATATGGGFH; encoded by the exons ATGGAACCTCTCTCTGCCACCAAACACCACAACAATCTCGCCAAGCCTTCCTCCCTCCACATGGAGGCTCCGCCGCCGGAGCCCAGTCCTCTCCGGAAGATCATGGTCGTGGCGTCCATCGCCGCGGGGGTGCAGTTCGGCTGGGCCCTACAGCTCTCCCTTCTCACCCCCTACGTCCAGCTCCTGGGAATTCCCCACACTTGGGCCGCCTTCATCTGGCTATGCGGCCCAATCTCTGGCATGCTGGTCCAGCCCATCGTCGGCTACCACAGCGACCACTGCACTTCCCGCTTCGGCCGCCGCCGCCCCTTCATCGCCGCCGGAGCGCTGGCCGTTGCCATCGCCGTCTTTCTCATAGGCTACGCCGCCGACCTCGGCCACATGTTCGGTGACTCCCTCGCCAAGAAAACCCGCCCACGCGCCATCGCCATCTTCGTGGTGGGCTTCTGGATCCTGGACGTGGCCAACAACATGCTCCAGGGCCCCTGCCGTGCCCTCCTCGCCGACCTATCCGCCGGCGACCACCGCAAGACGCGCAACGCCAACgccttcttctccttcttcatGGCCGTGGGCAACGTCCTGGGCTACGCCGCGGGATCCTACAGCGGCCTCCACCACGTCTTCCCCTTCACGAAAACCAAAGCCTGCGACGTCTACTGCGCCAACCTCAAAAGCTGCTTCTTCCTCTCCATCGCGCTCCTCCTCACTCTGGCCACCATCGCCCTCACTTACGTGAAGGAGGAAAGGGTGTCGTCGGAGAAAAGCAGCGCGAACGTAGCGGAAGAGGATGGGTCCCGCGGGGGCATGCCCTGTTTCGGGCAGTTATTCGGTGCGTTTCGGGAACTGAAGCGTCCCATGTGGATCCTTCTCTTGGTAACGTGTCTGAACTGGATTGCTTGGTTCCCCTTCCTTCTCTTCGACACCGACTGGATGGGCCATGAGGTCTACGGCGGAACCGTTGGAGAAGGAAATGCCTACGATAGAGGCGTCCGCGCCGGTGCCTTGGGTCTCATGTTGAACTCTCTCGTCCTCGGAGCCACCTCCCTGGGGGTCGATGTCCTCGCGCGTGGAGTTGGGGGCGTCAAGAGGCTCTGGGGAATCGTCAACTTCTTGCTCGCTATTTGTTTGGCCATGACGGTTTTGATCACCAAGATGGCCCAACATTCTCGCCAGTACACTGTCCTCCCCAACGGCCACCAGGAGCCTCTGCCTCCTCCCTCCGGCGTCAAAGCCGGCGCGTTGGCTCTCTTTTCCGTCCTCGGGGTCCCTCTAGCG ATTACTTACAGCATACCCTTTGCTCTGGCCTCAATATTCTCCACCACCTCAGGGGCAGGCCAAG GCTTATCTCTGGGAGTCCTCAATCTTGCAATCGTCATACCACAG ATGGTGGTGTCTGTGATAAGTGGACCATGGGATGCTCTATTTGGCGGAGGCAACTTGCCGGCTTTCGTGGTGGGTGCCGTGGCGGCTGCGGCGAGTGGCATTTTATCCATAATCCTGCTGCCATCTCCACCGCCGGATTTGGCGAAAGCTGCAACCGCAACCGGAGGAGGGTTCCATTAA